Genomic window (Acidobacteriota bacterium):
TCTATGTCGTATCTGTAGACAGGTCATGTGTGACTCGGCGCATCTAAGTCATTGTATTTAATGTAGTTATGTAGCATCATGACAGCAGTTCAGAAGGCATCGTCCTTCGTATCGGCGAGCGATCTGGGCAATTCACACCGCGTGAGCGCGCTCACGCGGTGCATCTTCAGCAAAACGAATGGTTTATATGATCCCAAGAACAACAATTAATGCAGCAGCCGTGAAACGGGAAACTCTGCGAGAGCAACTGTGGCCTGGTTTGTCGGGGGAGGTTTGGAACAGGAAGGTGGGCAAGGGTTTTACGACAATTCCTAGGACGCTCGGCCTAATTATGACTCTTATTGAAGAGTTGGTTGAAAGGAAAAAAGGACACGACGTATCCCGAGTCTATTTCGAACTTTGGTGCCGCGCCTTTGACGAAGGATTTCTAGACGGTCCGGACGAAGAATCCTGCGCGTTCGCGGCGGGTTTCACGACGGAACGAAGCGTGCGCTCATGGAAGGAACGCATCGACACGCTGGTCGAACTCGGATTCGTACGCATCGCCCCGAGGGGCACCCGACCTCAAGGCTACATCCTCATCCTAGATCCTCATAAGGTCGTGAAGATTCTGCACGGAGAAAAACGAATTCGTGCCGAGTGGTGGGGCGCTTATATCAAGCGGTGTAGTGAGATTGGCTATACGCTTCCCTGAACTAGAGTCCGAGCCGAGCCGAGCCGAGCCGAGCCAAGCCAAGCCACTGCGGAAGTGCTTCATAACAAGTAGGTCTAAAATTACCCCTGAGCGCCCGCTGGAGGGAGCCGAAAGCCTTAGATTCTTAAGGTTCCGGCGCTCAGGTTTCTAATCCGAGGGTTGGGTGTTCGAGTCACCCCGGGCCCGCCACACACATCCGGGCAGCAGAGTCAGTCGGATCGCACTACGTGTCTCGCGAACAGTTTTGCTCGCCTTATTTTTCGATTTCCAACAACACCAAAGCGTTCGGCGTAAGTTGAATCTCGATTTTTCCATCTTTCAGAACGCTCGTCTGCGGGACGACAACCGAAGCGCGATTCAATTCGGCAATCTGCTTGCGCGTGGGATACCGTGGCTTGCCCATTTTCTCGTACGCCGCCAACGTGTTGCCATGCTGGGAGTCAACTCGCGTCACTCGGACTTTGGCGCTCGCAGGCACACCCTTGAAATCGAAACGCACGGTTCTCGTCGGGCCGGTGCGGTCCGGATCAACGAGATTCCATGCGACCACAGCGAGTTTGTTCTTCTCTTTCGTGACCAATACTCCGGGAGCGGCATTCGCGATTCGCTGGTGGCCAAGTTTGTGGAGCAGTGCAAAACCGTTGTAGGAGGGCTTCTTGATTCCTCCAGCGGCCATCAGTCCGAAACCGCCATAGAAGGGTTCCTGCACGGGGCCACCTTCTTCGAAAACATCGGAGAACGTCCAGAATGACATCATGTCGACCAGGCCATCGCATTGCGCGATGTCGTCGGCAAGCGCCGCGCCAACATAGATCGTGTCCCGCGACTTGAGATCGCCAAACGACGGCACGTTCCATTCCGTCCACATTAGAGGGGCTTTGGGAAAGGCCGAGGCCGCGATTTGATCGTGTACTTTCCGGATGGAACGGCAGACGCGCTGGTCCATCGGTATTTCTTCGCTGGTGCCGAAAAGATCTTCGACCGTGTCATCGCCGTACGAGTGCGAGGAGACGAAATCGACCGCAACATGCTCGCGAGCGGCATGTGCCAGAAAGTCATCCACCCAATGCGCGGAGGAGGACGACGGTCCCCCCACCCGCAACTTCGGACTGACCGCTTTCAGTGTGCGCGCCGTGTGATCGTAAAGTTCAAAGTAGGTAGGCTGCTTCGGCTCTCCGGCCCAGAAATCGATGTTCGGCTCGTTCCACACCTCGAAGTACCACTGCGCGACTTCTTCGATGCCATAGCGTGCGACGAGGTGTTCGGCGAAGTTGCGAATCAGTCCGTCCCACTTCGCATAGTCCTTGGGTGGCGCAACGTTCTGCTTGTACCAGAAAGGATGGATCGCTTCTTTCGCTGCCAGCTTGCGCGGCATGAAACTGATCTCCACAAAAGGACGCACGCCATTCTGCAGGAGCCCGTCGTAAATCTGATCCACATAGGAAAAATTGTAGACAGGATTGCCTTGCTCGTCCTCGTCATAGACACCGTTTTCATCATGAAAGATCGCGTGAAAGCGCGCGTAACGGAATTCCGTGACCTTGCGGACGTCCCGCAGATCGTTGCGGTAACTCTCCCGCATGGCAAGCACGGCTCGGCCGGATCCAAAAGTCTGTTCCCAGAAATGCGGGAACGCATGTGCGGGAGCAGAAGCGTCGATCACGATTGTTTCTGTACGTGCTTGTGCGGGAGCAAAGCTGGAAAAGAGACTGAAAAGAGCCCCGAGCAGAGCTGCACGGCAAATAGAGGACATGGCGTCTCCAACTAAATCGGTTTAGTAGATACTCATTATCCCGGAAGACGCCGGGAAAATCGAGAGATATGTGTCGTTATTTCGGGGAAGGAGTTTTCTTCGGCTTCATCGACTGCCACTCTTGCTCCGTGAGCTGGCGGCCGAGTTCCGTGAATTCACCCGCGCCCTGCAGCCACTCGCCTCCGTCCATGGTGACGACTTCCCCGTTGATATAGCCGGAACCGTCGCTGACCAGAAAGGCGGCGAGGTTCGCGAACTCTTCGACTGTGCCGAAACGTCCGAGCGGATTCTTCTGCTTCGCGCGTTGCTCGAGTTCCGGCCGCGGCAGTAGACGCGAGAACGCTCCCTCGGTCGGAATAGGACCCGGCGCAATCGCATTCATGCGAATCCCGCGATTGCCCCACTCGACCGCCAGGCTGCGCGTCAACGCCTGTACGCCAGCTTTGGAAACAGCGGAGGGCACGACATACGCGGAGCCGGTTTCGGTGTAAGTCGTCGTAATATTCAGGACGACCGCACTGCGTCCAGCCTGAAGCCAGAGGCGCCCGCACGCGAGCGTAGTGTGCAGCGTGCCCATCAGAACGATGCCGATCACGGACTGAAATGCTCCGATCGAAAGCTCTTCGGTGCGCGCCAGGAAATTGCCGGCGGCGTTGTTCATCAGGACGTCGAGCGGGCCATCGGCCCAGATCGAGCTAATCATGGCGTCAACAGCCGCAGCATCGCGCACGTCGCAGCGGCGGAAATGGATCTTACCGCCCGTACGTTTCGTTAATTCCTCGCCGGTCGCGCTGAGCACGTCTTCGCGGCGTCCGCAGATGTAGACCTCAGCGCCGAGTTCGAGGAAGCG
Coding sequences:
- a CDS encoding SDR family oxidoreductase; its protein translation is MFKSDLLRNKRILITGGGTGLGKASAQRFLELGAEVYICGRREDVLSATGEELTKRTGGKIHFRRCDVRDAAAVDAMISSIWADGPLDVLMNNAAGNFLARTEELSIGAFQSVIGIVLMGTLHTTLACGRLWLQAGRSAVVLNITTTYTETGSAYVVPSAVSKAGVQALTRSLAVEWGNRGIRMNAIAPGPIPTEGAFSRLLPRPELEQRAKQKNPLGRFGTVEEFANLAAFLVSDGSGYINGEVVTMDGGEWLQGAGEFTELGRQLTEQEWQSMKPKKTPSPK
- a CDS encoding glycosyl hydrolase family 39 — its product is MSSICRAALLGALFSLFSSFAPAQARTETIVIDASAPAHAFPHFWEQTFGSGRAVLAMRESYRNDLRDVRKVTEFRYARFHAIFHDENGVYDEDEQGNPVYNFSYVDQIYDGLLQNGVRPFVEISFMPRKLAAKEAIHPFWYKQNVAPPKDYAKWDGLIRNFAEHLVARYGIEEVAQWYFEVWNEPNIDFWAGEPKQPTYFELYDHTARTLKAVSPKLRVGGPSSSSAHWVDDFLAHAAREHVAVDFVSSHSYGDDTVEDLFGTSEEIPMDQRVCRSIRKVHDQIAASAFPKAPLMWTEWNVPSFGDLKSRDTIYVGAALADDIAQCDGLVDMMSFWTFSDVFEEGGPVQEPFYGGFGLMAAGGIKKPSYNGFALLHKLGHQRIANAAPGVLVTKEKNKLAVVAWNLVDPDRTGPTRTVRFDFKGVPASAKVRVTRVDSQHGNTLAAYEKMGKPRYPTRKQIAELNRASVVVPQTSVLKDGKIEIQLTPNALVLLEIEK